A region from the Terriglobales bacterium genome encodes:
- a CDS encoding GTPase, which yields MKKVMILGAAGRDFHNFNVVFRHDPSYQVVAFTATQIPDIAGRQYPYELSGLLYPNGIPIVEERDLEKVIRERGVEVAVFSYSDISHVNLMHLASRVVAAGADFWLLGAERTQLQAKVPVISVCAVRTGCGKSPV from the coding sequence ATGAAAAAGGTCATGATCCTCGGTGCCGCCGGCAGAGACTTTCACAACTTCAACGTGGTCTTCCGCCATGATCCCAGCTACCAGGTCGTGGCCTTCACCGCCACCCAGATCCCCGACATCGCGGGCCGCCAATATCCCTACGAACTCTCCGGGCTGCTCTATCCCAACGGCATCCCCATCGTGGAAGAGCGCGACCTGGAAAAGGTGATCCGGGAGCGCGGGGTGGAGGTCGCGGTTTTCTCCTATAGCGACATCTCCCACGTGAACCTCATGCACCTGGCCTCGCGGGTGGTGGCGGCGGGCGCGGACTTCTGGCTGTTGGGCGCGGAGCGCACCCAGTTGCAGGCGAAGGTGCCGGTGATCTCGGTGTGCGCGGTGCGCACCGGCTGCGGCAAGAGCCCGGTGT